One Humulus lupulus unplaced genomic scaffold, drHumLupu1.1 SCAFFOLD_130, whole genome shotgun sequence genomic window, tgcacaaatgagcaacgtatgctaagcattccatattcaatccatgtccatattctcacaatcacatgcctcatgaatatccacgcatgtcacatttggggtgcagttttcttacctctggtccgagctagaacaaataaaagaatgaccctgagaacaatcgaccttttggtcccttagcagttacctggtcataaccaaattatgggattccatcaataaaatgaataataaaaggttcccaaaccaaaacctaacctccgggacctcaaacactactcaaccgggtagtaggttcgatcccgaggccttaggtttgaatccccatgctaaaaacacctttttggcaaaattgaccttaagggccgcgaccctcccctgctgcgccgcggcgcgcccttcagacagaaggggcctcccctgccagacgccaagggccgcggcgctcccctgctgcgccgcggcgctcagcccagaatggctaagtcggccacacgaaccagttttctcccctgagctctttcctctcaaaccagcccttcaaaccctcTCTAAACTTCTTCCAAATACAcgattaaacccccaaataacacccatggCTCACCCTTATCAAACCCCAATAAAAGACAACAagaaaactccctttaatcctcactttccacatcaaattctaaaGCTGAAATCCTAAAACGAAAATAGAGCAAACATGGAAACTAAgagctaaaaacttacctcaagttcaggttatggtgctcttccacaatggaacactctcccaaagtaccaaggcttagctcccaagctcaaaccttcaacaaattcacaaaactcacaaggaagGAGAAGCAAgatgaaggtacgggaagagaagaagCTTACActctgtttttactctgtttatccacagccttccaagcttaacatatatccaagccaaaagactaaaatacccctaggtctttaaaagtctctTAAGCCAACCCAAGGGCAActttggtactttccacctatgccgttaatcataattaacgcttcccaattctcgctaatctcaatattctcaaactccaatatttcacatcccgttaccctttaatgcccggtaacactctaatcattaaaacaccccgagactcaccccgagccccgagcttaagcctgttatgaccaaaccgttaattaacattccttgatcgtctcatgccagatggctcgaacaaacccacatcataatgtggtctcaaattatatcaccaacgtgcgaataaataatcaatttaccctcaacgggccaaattaccatcacacccctgtataaagaaatatggactcacatgcatgcatttcacatcatatcataatataatcaacatatacatgcatttaatcaattaataacataattaaacaagtacggccctcccggcctactattcatgccgttaaacacatcggggaattcggggcattacaaacacAATCCTATTTTCTTCGGATTTACTTCGATCTCTCGCGAGTTCAACATCACAAAACATActtttttgtttaatattataattattttaaaagtaatTAATATTTCTTAAATTGGGTTATTATATGTGACACATGTCCTGTTGATATGAATGTGACACGTTGAGTCTTTTTTTTTAATAGATACAAGCAACATACATTGTATATTTACTTAGTtggaatttattaatttttttttaaattgtatcattatcatataaatttctaataaataaacaatattatatataaaaaaacgacataaacatattaaataaaaaattaaatcaaaacattatttatgatttttttaaaatatatataatatgataccatttttaaacataaattatatttttttaataaaaattaagattatgtattatatattattattatattatataatatttaaatttatattgatataagtattaaatatctagttttgtattaaatattattataataatattttataaaatttgaattcatattaatattgtttaccgagattttcggaaactataataataaaagataagagagattaaGAGAAAGAGTTTAGAGGTTAtaagcaagatttttacgtggttggggcattaacaagccttagtccacgagacactTGTATTAGAACTTAGAGAGTCTACAATAATGGGGTTTTCTCTTCGTTTTAGCATAGTAACAGTATGCATGCAAAAAAAAAAGGTCCAttctccagtgctctgttacatgtatttataggttcacaggagcactgggcgtgggccgggctgacccgggcccaataaaggtataaatattgttggcttctctatcggaagcccaatacataataaataaaacatcaaagaaaaatgctaacttgagcccattgggccagcccaaaccgtaactatcatccgacaaattggagcttttggtctgggcatttcgAATTACTagacagattcaggggacaagatcggtcaaaGCAGTGGTggcacaggtctgaaccagcgacgtacaatcccgaggtggccttttccgtaggcgaaacgtggggacaactcccacacTTCGCAGGGCGAAGTCAGGGTcatggatgctttatcctgccaaccttggGGACTCGACCCGGgtccgtttacctctgtccctctccgTTTACCATAAGCCTGGATCATCCACCAGGAGCTCGGTCGTTTACCGGGCTTCGGGACCGTTCGTACCGATCCCGACTGTTATCCTCTGCTAGTTGAACCGTCTCTCGGATGACCATCCCGGACAATACTTCTCGGACGCCTTCCGGGCCTTGCCCAGAATTGGGCTATCGATATCCATCTTGCTCCTTGCCAAACGGTCCTGGACTGGGCCCAACCTCCATTGGGCAGTTAGTGGGCCTGGAACGCGGTCCCGGGCCCACGGTGAGAAACATGGATAacaaatataattagtaaaaaattagaattatatattattatcataataatattttataacatttaaatttatattaatataattattaaatatctaattttgtattatatattattataatagtattttattaaatttgaatttatattaatataattattatatatagtcttatattaaatattatcacaataatgatattttataatatttgaatttatattagtataattgataaatatctatttttaagttagatttaaatgtattaaagttaacaaaaaaaactgtgaaaacaaaaaatttctgttatctacacatttttttatatagaagagatttaGACGGGTTGATACAAAAATTAAATATGCCAccaaaattcaaatatatatatatatattttactcaTAAAATTGTGTTGCTCTTGATTCATAAATTCATTTACTCATAAAActtttacaaactctcaaaactAAAACCTCTGTCTAGAGATTGAGTAATGACAAGAACCAAGAGAAATGAAACCAGAAAATTCTTTTTggacaaaataattataaaatagtaAAAATACTTCACTTCACATTATTCTTTCTTTAAACTCCAAATCTCTTATGATATATCTAGTAAAATCAAGACCACTAATTTGAGTTTTACTCATCTAAAACCTTTCCTAGTTCTGATTCCTTTTGTCACCACAAATATTTAACTGTGCAAAAATTCTGATTCCATGTACCAACAAAGAACAAGTCCTGTCAACACTTTCTCATGCCCAAAAGCTGTTTATTATGGTCTCAAATCACCCAATTCATTGCTTTGTTCCCCAACCGAATCTGTTTATTATCAATAAACCAAACTTTCTTTCCTTTTGGGCTCTCCTCACTCATAGGGATTTTCTTGGGAAAATAATAGATGGAAAGTGATCACCATGATCAtgagcaagaaagaaaaagagaagaagaaaagtatgaagatgatgatgaagaagaagtcgAGTTTGAAGACGAGTCCaagagaaaatggtggaaaagggCTTATAGTTTGTTGATGAGAAGTGATAACGGTGGTGAATTAGGTGGCGAAGGTTCTTCTTCTACCATAACCACTCGATTTGGGAGACCAATTGGAAATGGAACCAGTTTAAATCATCATTTCGACCAATTAGTCATTCATCCTGATAACTGGTAATTTATACTAAATATCATTAACTAACTCTTCTCATTTGTATGTTCTTTCTTTCTTAATTTTGAAAATCATTTTGCTATTTTTTTAGAATAAAATCTTTTAATTGAATCAACTGTACGAAAAATAGATAAGGGTTCATCACCGATCCAAACCATAACACTATCTTAGCTTATCTCGTGAAATGGCTAAGGATGAACCATGTGGTCCTAGGTTTAGTTAAATTTATTTGTCACTCAATAAATTCTATTAATGTacctttcttttaaaaaaaaaaatagtgtttttttgttctatttttctcaaaattacaaTTTTTATGCATGTCTATTTctaaaatttacatatttaatttTTGCCTCTCGTatttttacatttatgcccttctTAAATATTAGGTATCCTTAGGAAAGAAGATAATGCTCACTTAATATTAGTAACAAAATCACCAAGGACCAAAAGATTACAATTTTCCCCACTAaactttattatttctatcttaaagttagttttgtttaTAAGGGGAAATTTTGAAATgcgaaaataaaatttattacaaaatgacttaataattaatttatttatctattcAAATGATTTGAATGCAAGTTGCATAcatttacttaaaaaaaattaatgtttttttttttaataattactatATAATTGGAAAGATATATGTAATTAAAATTGAGTGTAATTCGAGAAAATTACAAAATTTGACATGTTTATTTAACCAATAATTACAAAGTATAGATGTGATTAAAGTTGTAATTACTACATActtacttgtttttttttatattatataattactaAGTGATTTActaaactttataataaattttcATTACATTTGTAATTAGAGTTAATTCAAGCAAACtttctattttaaaataaagtgtAAAGTTACATGACTTCtaaaaattctaaaaatatataaaaaaaatactaattggGTTTATGGGTTTTTCCCAAATACGTAATTTGCTCTGTATTTTGTTAATAAGTGTTGTTATTTAACACCTGAAGATGCCCAACACTACATGAGATGACACTCTATAATTGGTTAGCAATATAtactaatatttattaaattcaaatacgTAAAACTCGATACTGTTATTGCACTAATAGCAGTACACCATCTCCTTGTATTGTTGGGTACACTGAtgccccttagcaattctctttGTAAATTGTTAATTTACAATTCAAACCCGTGTTATACAAAATGAATTAAAATAGGACCTAATTACAATTTtgctcaaaatattttcaattacaatattaaaagtgtttatacttttttggatcctgtgttttgtcttattacctgtttggacactgtgttttgacaaattactttttggaccatatgttttgtaaaatggttaaaatagaaccccaaaacccaattttggtcaatgatttatcaactaaaatcacaaataatttaccaaactaataattcagaataaaaataaaatcattatgcttaaaaactatgttgttatattcaattttttctttatcaaaattgagtttaggattctattttaacaattttacaaaacacagggtccaaacaggtaataggACAAAATACAggttaaaaaaaagtataaaactaTATTAAaatggtttatacttttttggactctgtattttgtctcattacctatttggacATTGTATTTTAACAGATTACTTTTTGGactttatgttttataaaatagttaaaatagaaccctaaactcaattttgatgaagaaaaaattaaatataacaatacaatttttaagcagaatgattttatttttgttcggaattgttagtttagtaaattatttgtgattttagttgagaaatcattaattaaaatggttgtattttaaccattttacaaatcAGTACAAAAagaaatttgtcaaaacacattaTCTAAACAATTACGGAAACAAAAACCAAGAGAAACAAAAGTATAAAACCATATGGGATAACTTGAAAAATACCCAGTTTtaggattagttaactaaaaatagCTACTAATAATATTTAGTTGAATATTACCCACTTTTTTAAGCACATTTCCCATATTACCCTTAAAACACTACTAGAAGTCCAATGTAAAAATCTCAATTTTTGTCTTTGTCGTGTCATTTACTTCCCTCTTTAAATAATATTTCACTGTCAGTTCCACTAGACCACTGTATAATGGGTAGAGTCATTAATAGTTTGGATATTAATCAAAGAGCTTTAAAATgtgggtaaaaattaaagagGTTAACTTAAATTAGGTTGTAATTTTCACAAACcatattaaaatgatatttttccaaaaaaaaatttaaaaaaaaattatttttaccaCCATATTGaatagaagagaagagaagagagtaACTGGTTATGGCGGCAACGCAGGTGGTACGTGGTGTGGACGCACTTCATTCTGATATGGGCAGTCTACTCCTCCTTCTTCACTCCACTCGAGTTCGGCTTCTTCAGAGGACTACCGGAAGACCTCTTCCTTCTCGACATCGCCGGCCAATTCGCCTTTCTCCTCGACATTGTCGTCCGCTTCTTCGTCGCCTACCGTGACTTCCATTCCCACCGCATGGTCTACGATCGCAAACTCATTGCTCTTCggtccctctctctctctttcatccACCATTtttcaatctctctctctctctttcgctTTATAACTCTAATTGGATTTCTCTCTTGTTTTCAGGTACTTGAAGTCTCGATTCACCGTTGATATTCTGGGTTGCTTGCCTTGGGATTATATCTATAAGGTATTTTGTTTTGAATTCAATTCGTTGAGTTTCGCTTTTAGGAAAATGTGTTGAGAATGATTCGAAGAAACTTCAACTGTAGTTTCGGAAGATAAATTATCACAAAATAGAGGGATTCAATTTCTTTGAATTGAACTAGACTTCCCTCAAGATTAAACATTTACAATTGTCAAAGTTCAATTAAATCTCCTTGGAGCTGTTTATGTAAATCTGCCAATCTCTTAGGTGCATCCTTTTTTATAGTATCTTTAGCTTTACTATCTTATTCTTTACCGGTCATTTTGTTTGAATTAACTGCAATTGTCTTTACTATATAGTTCCAGCTAGTTCTTGAGACAATGGTTTAATATTGGTTTGACTATTTTGGTTCTAATGTTTTCTGAAATTATGATGTACAATACAAATCAATCTTAGTGTTTTAAAATGGTGTTCGAACCCCACATGTTGTTTTCAGGCTTCTGGGAGAAAAGAGCCAGTGAGGTACTTATTATGCATTAGGCTAAGTCGAGCTTGTAGAGTCACAGAGTTTTTTGAGAAATTGGAAAAGGATACTCGTATGAATTACATGTTTACGAAGATCGTAAAACTTTTCGTTGTTGAGCTCTACTGCACGCATACAGCTGCTTGCATCCTTTATTATCTTGCTACCACTGTCGAGCCATCTCAGGAAGGATACACATGGATAGGAAGTTTGAAGATGGGTGATTATAGCTATTCCCAATTTAGAGAGATTAATCTTTGGAAGCGTTATATAACCTCACTCTATTTTTCCATTGTTACCATGGCGACTGTTGGTAAGCATCTTTTGATCGTCGTATGTAACTGAATGTACGGAGTTACATTTAGCTAtgacatttttttctttctttcttttgtttattCAATAGATTGATTTGTTTGGTGTCTAAGAATTGAGCTTATCATGTGTGATAGATTAGTGAACTTAAACTTTCAATCTCTCTCTTGCTAAGGGTGAGGGCAATCATTAGATTGGACAAAGGACTGAATTGATTCAATTTTAGTAGCCCATAATGAAATGAATTTGCTGAATCACGGTACTTTCCCTCTAATGGTGGTACTGTGACTTGAATTTGATGTTTACCATTGGAACAAATTCTTTATCAGTGAATGGCCATAAAAGCTATGCAGGCAATTGCCATTTGTCACTAACCTACAATCTGCATTCACCCATCTTTCTTAGTGGAATTTCTTTGCAAGTTTTTTTCATGTTTTATTCACTGTTTCTTGAATTACAAAAAATGAAGATGGCTAGCCACATCTGTTGATTAGAAAAGATGTTGCATCAAGTGTTACGTAATTTCTCTATTAATAATGTATTCTAGCTGATGATGGGGGACCTGCATTCTTTTTTGTATAATCCGTACAACTTGGCTTGACTCTGTTAGCTGTTACGACCTTATAGTAGAGCCATTgaatagttttttttctttttgtttatatgtaaaTTTATGAGCTAATCTTAAATTTATTGtatgataaaataattttattctcATTATCAAAATCATTACTTTATTACTtcttatatcttttttttttaggtttgtGATCCTTTCTTTATTtgtttcattattttttattttggatgAAATTTCACACTCCTTTCTCTTTGAATGAATTCTTATAGATTTTATTGAAAGGAGATTGAATCCactcatgcatatatatattgactcTCTTTCTTAATTTCTACAGGTTATGGAGATGTACACGCCGTCAATGTCAGGGAAATGATATTCATAATGATTTATATATCTCTGGATATGATTCTTGGTGCTTATCTGCTTGGTAATATAGCAGCTCTAGTAGTAAAAGGCTCAAACACGGAAAAATTTAGAGATAAGATGACCGACCTTATCAAATACATGAACAGAAACAAACTGGACAAACATACAAGCAAGAAAATTAAAGACCACTTACGGTTACAATTTGACCGGAGCTACACTGAGGCTTCTGGTCTTCAGGATATTCCAATATCTATTCGCCACAAGGTACTGATATGCATATACAAATACATATTTGTATCATGTATGTATGCTGCCTCTGATGAAAGATCAAAGACTGAAGATGTTCTATATGCTTTTTCTTTCCCACATGAACTCAAATTGTTTATCTAGGTTCCTCATGCTCCAATTTTTATACATGTTTATTGTTGATTCATGTTTTGTTTGTTTGATAAACACAATACATTTAATATGATTCTTGGGTGCTATTTTTGACTGTGAATTTAACACATGCTCCTCTAGTACATATTTCATTGTATAGTTAATTTCTCCAGAAAATTTGAAAGAGATATAAGTTGCATAcactattttttcttttaatttgttCTGTTTCTGCAAGGAGTATTTACCAGAGTATAATTGTACCAATGTATAAAGATATCTCAATTTTTGGTATGCAGATTTCACAGAACTTATATGAGTCGTATATTAAACAAACTTCTCTTTTCAAGGGCTGCTCTACAGGATTCATAAAGCAGATTGTAAGCTATTCTTTTCCATATGTTATCTAGCTCTCAGAGTGTGAAGTAAGCATTGTAATATTCCTCTTGGATAATAATGTGAAACGGATACGCTTGATTAATTTCCAGCAACTAGTTTTTTTACCTTTCCTTTCGGCTGAAGTTTCCAATTGAGATTTGACATTACAGCTTTAACTTTCTAGACTGTTCCTTTAGATTTTTAGATCAATAGGTACTGCAACACATTATTGTTGGTTTGGGATCTTGTTTTCATTTTTAATTACATGTCTTGTGTTCAATTAAAAATTACGTTTGTAAAACTTGTGCTTCTTCTTGTTGAGTACAAATTAATTTATTTCCTATTTTTTACACGTTTCCTTTAAAGGTTCTTTAACAACTCCTTAAGTAGAACTAACTCCCAAAGACTAGCATATGAGAGGAGTGTGCCCAAGTGGGTATAGATTAATAAACAACCAACCGATCGTATACTTAGTGTAGGATTCTAACAATACTTTCATTTTTAATTACATGTCTTGTGTTCAATTAAAAATTACGTTTGTAAAACTTGTGCTTCTTCTTGTTGAGTACAAATTAATTTATTTCCTATTTTTTACATGTTTCCTTTAAAGGTTCTTTAACAACTCCTTAAGTAGAACTAACTCCCAAAGACTAGCATATGAGAGGAGTGTGCCCAAGTGGGTATAGATTAATAAACAACCAACCGATCGTATACTTAGTGTAGGATTCTAACAATACCCTGtactttttgttttgtttattaaTAAACAGTTTGTCTCTTCAAAAAAGAAACAATAATTGATTTTTCTGGTTTACCAGGCAATCAGTGTCCATGAGGAGTTTTTCCTTCCAGGAGAAGTGATCATAGAGCAGGGAAATGTAATAGATCAACTTTACATTGTATGCCATGGTGCGCTGGTATGAACCTAATTATTCCTACCAATATGACGTTGtacctttttttaatttttattttacatATCTTCATTACATCGTCTTCATTTTGATTGCACTTCTAAGTGTTTGGTAAAGATGCCATGTTTGAAAGCCTCATGAATAAAAAAACGTACTAGATAATTGATCTCCCTATTATTGTATTATATAAGAAGTAGATTTCGACAAGCAGCACTTCAAGAGTCAAGTACGCTTCCCACCGTTCCCAACAATGTCTGCATTTTTATGGCTTCACGAGTAT contains:
- the LOC133810212 gene encoding potassium channel SKOR-like, translating into MESDHHDHEQERKREEEKYEDDDEEEVEFEDESKRKWWKRAYSLLMRSDNGGELGGEGSSSTITTRFGRPIGNGTSLNHHFDQLVIHPDNWWYVVWTHFILIWAVYSSFFTPLEFGFFRGLPEDLFLLDIAGQFAFLLDIVVRFFVAYRDFHSHRMVYDRKLIALRYLKSRFTVDILGCLPWDYIYKASGRKEPVRYLLCIRLSRACRVTEFFEKLEKDTRMNYMFTKIVKLFVVELYCTHTAACILYYLATTVEPSQEGYTWIGSLKMGDYSYSQFREINLWKRYITSLYFSIVTMATVGYGDVHAVNVREMIFIMIYISLDMILGAYLLGNIAALVVKGSNTEKFRDKMTDLIKYMNRNKLDKHTSKKIKDHLRLQFDRSYTEASGLQDIPISIRHKISQNLYESYIKQTSLFKGCSTGFIKQIAISVHEEFFLPGEVIIEQGNVIDQLYIVCHGALEEVGNDEGDKAEEFCRQLQTYSSFGEVSFLCNTPQRYTVVARELCRVLRLDKHSFTEILKIYFLDGRIVLNNLLEGKDLSIRKKLLESDITIYIGTHELELATRVNCAAYVGDLYRVKRMIEAGADPNNTDYDGRCALHVAASKGYEDITAFLIEQGVNVNNTDNFGNTPLLEALKNGHDRVDSLLTSAGAVLTIDDTGSFLCSTVARRDLDLLKRVLAKDINPNVKNYDHRTPLHIAASEGLSQMAELLLEAGATVFSKDRWGNTPLDEARIGGDKKLIKLLEVARSSQLLEFSESYQENKDGTKEIDASTP